A single region of the Salvia splendens isolate huo1 chromosome 18, SspV2, whole genome shotgun sequence genome encodes:
- the LOC121776303 gene encoding BRASSINOSTEROID INSENSITIVE 1-associated receptor kinase 1-like, with protein MSYSSPRDNWERLVTAVVKREQIWQLCHQNSISTIASDYTDVTLSFSSVRSVSSSSHQLPVINDSIIEDRKNASKTISQKLFSALRWKRKPKDCDVREGLVGIPEYDGLESFSLLELLIATDNFSYKNFIGRGAHGTVYKGRLNNGSVVVVKRLKQVIELQLEMASLVIHHNVIKLIGFCITQEEQLLVYPFMQIGCLESCLKRRQPALGWPVRNSIALGVAKGLAYLHEECVRTIIHRDVNAANILLDEDFQAVLADFCLAEFMDCHDDSTIKGTSGHMAPEYMLAGKFTEKADVFSYGIFLLQLITGQYSHELQHLATKDGMQLLEMVYTVYKEEKFEVLVDSSFEGNFVKEDVEKLFQLTLICIQDDPHERPTMSEVVRMIEDGECDERWKKFLWHKRFLTPGSVVLLSEGWMIFDSCSLTEAELLSDPR; from the exons ATGTCATATTCGTCGCCTCGGGACAACTGGGAGAGGCTGGTGACAGCAGTGGTGAAGAGAGAGCAGATATGGCAACTCTGCCACCaaaactccatctccaccattgCTTCTGATTATACCGACGTAACTCTCAG TTTTTCAAGTGTGAGATCTGTTTCCTCATCATCGCATCAACTTCCAGTTATAAATGATTCTATCATCGAAG ATAGGAAAAATGCTTCTAAAACTATATCACAGAAGCTATTTTCTGCTCTGCGTTGGAAAAGGAAACCAAAGGACTGTGATGTGCGCGAAGGTTTGGTTGGCATTCCCG AGTATGATGGACTTGAGAGCTTTTCCCTACTTGAGCTACTAATTGCAACGGACAATTTTAGCTACAAAAATTTCATTGGACGTGGTGCACATGGTACAGTATATAAAGGTCGACTGAACAATGGCTCTGTAGTGGTAGTTAAAAGATTAAAACAAGTAATTGAGTTACAACTAGAAATGGCGAGCCTTGTAATACATCATAATGTAATCAAACTTATTGGATTTTGCATTACACAAGAAGAACAGCTGCTTGTTTATCCTTTCATGCAGATTGGATGTTTGGAATCATGCTTAAAAA GGAGACAGCCTGCACTTGGCTGGCCAGTTAGAAACTCGATAGCGCTTGGGGTCGCAAAAGGTCTAGCTTATTTGCATGAAGAATGTGTCAGAACTATCATTCATCGCGATGTTAATGCTGCAAATATACTGTTGGATGAGGACTTTCAAGCAGTCTTGGCTGACTTCTGCTTGGCCGAATTCATGGACTGCCACGATGATTCTACCATAAAAGGGACATCCGGTCATATGGCCCCTGAGTATATGTTAGCCGGTAAGTTTACAGAGAAAGCCGATGTTTTTAGCTATGGGATCTTTCTTCTTCAGCTCATCACAGGACAGTATAGTCATGAGCTTCAACATCTTGCGACTAAGGATGGGATGCAGTTACTTGAAATG GTATATACAGTATACAAGGAGGAAAAATTTGAAGTGTTGGTTGATTCAAGTTTTGAAGGAAATTTTGTAAAAGAGGATGTGGAGAAGTTGTTTCAGTTAACTCTCATCTGCATACAAGATGATCCACATGAACGCCCAACGATGTCGGAAGTCGTGAGAATGATCGAAGATGGCGAATGCGATGAGAGGTGGAAAAAATTCTTATGGCATAAAAGATTTTTAACCCCTGGGAGTGTCGTCCTTCTCAGTGAAGGATGGATGATCTTTGATAGTTGCTCTTTGACTGAGGCAGAGTTACTATCCGATCCCAGATGA